A single Candidatus Eisenbacteria bacterium DNA region contains:
- a CDS encoding (2Fe-2S)-binding protein, translated as MAAISLIVNGQSRNVDVAADTPLLWVLRDTLCLTGTKFGCGIGACGACTVLLDGVPVRSCSTSVSEVAGKSVTTIEGLSPDGSHPLQVAWRADEVSQCGYCQPGQLLSAAALLAHNPHPTDDDIDAAMSGHLCRCGCYQRIRSAIHHAAGEVAK; from the coding sequence ATGGCCGCCATCTCTCTGATCGTGAACGGGCAGTCCCGGAACGTGGACGTGGCCGCGGACACTCCATTGCTGTGGGTGTTGCGCGACACGCTATGCCTTACCGGCACGAAGTTCGGCTGCGGCATCGGGGCGTGTGGCGCCTGCACGGTGCTGTTGGACGGGGTGCCGGTCCGCTCCTGCTCCACGTCGGTTTCCGAGGTCGCCGGGAAGAGCGTGACCACCATCGAGGGGCTCTCGCCCGACGGGAGTCACCCGCTCCAGGTGGCGTGGCGGGCCGACGAAGTGTCTCAGTGCGGTTACTGCCAGCCGGGCCAGCTCCTGTCCGCCGCGGCGCTGCTGGCGCACAATCCCCATCCCACCGACGACGACATTGATGCCGCCATGAGCGGCCACCTGTGCCGCTGCGGCTGCTACCAGCGGATCCGCTCGGCGATTCACCACGCGGCGGGGGAGGTGGCGAAATGA
- the yedA gene encoding drug/metabolite exporter YedA — protein sequence MRGRGTAILALLCVYFIWGSTYLAIRVALRAYPPFLMAGIRHVPAGLVLLAWLKLRGAPWPRPVEWLGAAAIGCLLLVGGNGGVVYAEQWVSSSLAALVVATMPLWMAIFEGLMNGRWPARLEWLGLVLGLAGVAMLQFEGNLRASPVGAAALIFATLSWAFGSVWSRRLRLPPAAMSSAAQMICGGAGLLLLGLATGERLPRGPVSWEPTMAIAYLSVFGSIVAFSAYVYLLRRVKPAIVGTYAFVNPVVALALGVGFAGERIDPVGIAGTLVILTGVGIITLRRVLGMREAVVTPSPE from the coding sequence CTGCGCGGCCGCGGGACCGCCATCCTGGCGCTGCTGTGTGTCTACTTCATCTGGGGCTCCACCTACCTCGCCATACGCGTCGCGCTGCGAGCCTACCCGCCCTTCCTGATGGCCGGCATCCGCCACGTGCCCGCGGGGCTGGTGCTGCTCGCGTGGCTCAAGCTGCGCGGGGCGCCGTGGCCGCGACCGGTCGAGTGGCTCGGCGCGGCAGCGATCGGGTGCCTGCTGCTGGTGGGCGGCAACGGCGGCGTGGTGTACGCGGAGCAGTGGGTGAGCTCCAGCCTCGCGGCGCTGGTGGTGGCCACCATGCCGCTGTGGATGGCGATCTTCGAAGGGCTGATGAACGGCCGCTGGCCGGCGCGCCTGGAATGGCTGGGGCTGGTGCTGGGCCTGGCCGGCGTGGCCATGCTGCAGTTCGAGGGCAACCTGCGCGCCAGTCCCGTGGGCGCGGCGGCCCTGATCTTCGCCACGCTCTCGTGGGCGTTCGGCTCCGTGTGGTCGCGGCGGCTCCGGCTGCCGCCGGCGGCGATGTCCAGCGCCGCACAGATGATCTGCGGCGGCGCCGGGCTGCTGCTGCTGGGCCTGGCCACCGGCGAGCGCCTGCCGCGCGGGCCCGTTTCGTGGGAGCCCACCATGGCCATCGCCTATCTCTCCGTGTTCGGTTCCATCGTGGCGTTCAGCGCCTACGTGTACCTGCTGCGGCGGGTGAAGCCGGCCATCGTGGGGACTTACGCGTTCGTGAACCCGGTGGTGGCGCTGGCGCTGGGGGTGGGCTTCGCGGGGGAGAGGATCGACCCGGTGGGGATCGCGGGCACGCTGGTGATCCTGACCGGCGTGGGCATCATCACGCTGCGCCGGGTGCTGGGCATGCGCGAGGCGGTGGTGACGCCGTCGCCGGAGTAG
- the radA gene encoding DNA repair protein RadA yields the protein MKKQARRTAFVCTRCGHDDAKWFGQCPSCREYNTVSEIPVDDGAARPRRAGARVASGAVHRPVRLADVASQAEPRAACGIAEVDRVLGGGIVPGSLLLIGGDPGIGKSTLLLQVADALSRAGRSVLYVSGEESSEQIRMRADRMGVDPGGIWLLAETDLDSVESAMEELRPEFAVMDSIQTVYAPDISAAPGSVVQLRECGLRLLRRAKDTGCAVVLIGHVTKEGEVAGPRVLEHLVDAVLYLEGERSQALRILRGVKNRFGSTQEIGLFEMRARGLAELNDPARAFLVDVNTAHPGSAVVAPMQGTRPVLVEVQALTARSSFAMPQRVASGFDARRLAVLLAVLERRAGVGIPGSDLFLSTAGGFSLDDPGADLGVALAVASSARDVALPPRTLALGEVGLSGDLRRCLDPERRIREAARLGFERAIVPQASSGDLPSPSPLKVIAVGTLREALERSGILMGREG from the coding sequence ATGAAGAAGCAGGCCCGACGAACCGCGTTCGTCTGCACCCGGTGCGGCCACGACGACGCCAAGTGGTTCGGGCAGTGCCCGTCCTGCCGCGAGTACAACACCGTCTCCGAAATCCCCGTGGATGACGGCGCCGCCCGGCCCCGGCGGGCCGGCGCGCGCGTCGCCTCGGGCGCGGTGCACCGCCCGGTCAGGCTGGCCGACGTGGCCTCGCAGGCCGAGCCCCGCGCCGCGTGCGGCATCGCCGAGGTGGACCGGGTGCTGGGCGGCGGCATCGTGCCCGGCTCCCTGCTGCTGATTGGCGGCGATCCCGGCATCGGCAAGTCCACGCTGCTGCTGCAGGTGGCCGACGCGCTCTCGCGCGCGGGCCGCAGCGTGCTGTACGTGTCCGGAGAGGAGTCCTCGGAACAGATCCGCATGCGCGCCGACCGCATGGGCGTGGACCCCGGTGGGATCTGGCTGCTGGCCGAGACCGACCTCGACTCCGTGGAGTCCGCCATGGAGGAACTGCGCCCCGAGTTCGCGGTCATGGATTCGATCCAGACCGTGTACGCGCCGGACATTTCCGCCGCACCCGGCAGCGTGGTGCAGCTGCGCGAGTGCGGCCTGCGCCTGCTGCGGCGCGCCAAGGACACCGGCTGCGCGGTGGTGCTCATCGGGCACGTCACCAAGGAGGGCGAGGTGGCCGGCCCGCGGGTGCTGGAGCACCTGGTGGACGCGGTGCTGTACCTCGAGGGCGAGCGGTCCCAGGCGCTGCGCATCCTGCGCGGGGTGAAGAACCGCTTTGGGTCCACGCAGGAGATCGGCCTGTTCGAGATGCGCGCGCGCGGCCTGGCGGAGCTCAACGACCCGGCGCGCGCGTTCCTGGTGGACGTGAATACCGCGCACCCCGGCAGCGCCGTGGTGGCGCCGATGCAGGGCACGCGCCCGGTGCTGGTGGAGGTGCAGGCGCTCACCGCGCGCAGCTCCTTCGCCATGCCCCAGCGCGTGGCGTCCGGATTCGACGCGCGCCGCCTCGCGGTGCTGCTGGCGGTGCTGGAGCGCCGGGCGGGCGTGGGAATTCCCGGGAGCGACCTGTTCCTGAGCACCGCCGGAGGCTTCTCCCTGGACGACCCCGGCGCGGACCTGGGCGTGGCACTGGCGGTGGCCTCCAGCGCGCGCGACGTGGCGCTGCCGCCGCGCACCCTGGCTCTGGGCGAGGTCGGCCTCTCCGGCGACCTCCGCCGCTGCCTGGATCCCGAGCGGCGCATCCGCGAGGCCGCGCGGCTGGGCTTCGAGCGGGCCATCGTGCCGCAGGCTTCCTCGGGCGACCTGCCCTCGCCGTCGCCGCTGAAGGTGATCGCGGTGGGGACGCTTCGGGAGGCGCTGGAGCGGAGCGGGATCTTGATGGGGCGCGAAGGGTAG
- a CDS encoding dihydrofolate reductase — protein sequence MSKLRVAAFSVSIDGFGAGPGQSLEDPLGVGGTTLHEWAFPTATFQRMFGNGGGTTGVDEDFAARSFENVGAWIMGRNMFGPVRGPWPDGNWKGWWGPNPPYHVPVFVLTHHARGPLTMEGDTTFHFVTEGIHAALDRARKAAGGRDVRIGGGVATVQQYLRAGLVDELHLALSPVLLGTGENLFGGLDMRSLGYKCVERVSTEHATHVVLRSR from the coding sequence TTGTCAAAGCTGCGCGTCGCCGCTTTCTCCGTCTCCATTGACGGATTCGGGGCGGGGCCTGGGCAGAGCCTCGAAGACCCGCTTGGCGTCGGCGGGACCACGTTGCATGAGTGGGCCTTCCCCACCGCCACGTTCCAGCGCATGTTCGGGAACGGGGGTGGCACGACCGGCGTGGACGAGGACTTCGCCGCGCGGAGCTTCGAGAACGTGGGAGCCTGGATCATGGGCCGGAACATGTTCGGGCCGGTCCGCGGGCCGTGGCCGGATGGGAACTGGAAGGGTTGGTGGGGCCCCAACCCGCCGTATCACGTGCCTGTGTTCGTTCTGACCCACCACGCGCGCGGGCCCCTCACGATGGAGGGCGACACCACCTTCCACTTCGTCACCGAGGGGATCCACGCCGCACTTGACCGTGCGAGGAAGGCGGCCGGCGGCAGGGATGTCCGCATCGGCGGCGGGGTCGCCACGGTACAGCAGTACCTGCGCGCGGGCCTGGTGGACGAATTGCACCTGGCGCTCTCGCCCGTCCTGCTCGGTACCGGGGAGAACCTGTTCGGCGGCTTGGACATGCGCTCGCTCGGGTACAAGTGCGTGGAGCGCGTGTCCACGGAACACGCCACGCACGTGGTCCTGCGCAGCCGATGA
- the dnaB gene encoding replicative DNA helicase — MTVTTQPAGLIPPQNLEAERAVLGAMLLNRQALLIGMEQLRPRDFYRPEHAKIFSAAVNLFNHDSAVDLVTVSDELRRMDALEQVGGEAAVAAVCDSVASIGNMEHYCRIVKDRSLMRLMIESCSQVVSECFQASEPARDILTRAQGSIFELSQASGRRTFVAVRDMLQATLHTIEDFHLHKVHVTGVPTGFPDLDNLTAGFQKGDLVIVAGRPSMGKTALALNMAEHVAIDPNGPRRPVGIFSLEMSTESLVLRLLCSHARVNSHRMRTGYLKKEEWRDLVMKADALDSARIFIDDSGSSNIMEIRAKARRLKMEHPDLAMLVVDYLQLISGMPGTESRQQEITQISRSLKALAKELELPVLALSQLSRAVETRGGTGKPVLSDLRECVTGGTLVGLADGRRVPIRTLVGEKPEVLAMSPEGRVIRATSDKVWAVGRRPVFDVALASGRTVCATGRHRLYGANGWVRVDGMAEGERLGIGSEGAGTISITDPILSITPAGEDEVFDLTVPGPSSWLANGIVSHNSGAIEQDADVVMFVYRPGYYKTSADKTAEEMAKAEIILAKQRNGPTGSVPLVFLSECTRFETSVRKGDEEFA; from the coding sequence ATGACCGTGACCACCCAGCCGGCGGGGCTGATTCCCCCGCAGAACCTCGAAGCCGAGCGCGCGGTGCTGGGAGCGATGCTGCTCAACCGGCAGGCGCTGTTGATCGGCATGGAACAGCTGCGCCCCCGCGACTTCTACCGCCCCGAGCATGCGAAGATCTTCTCCGCCGCGGTGAACCTGTTCAACCACGACAGCGCGGTGGACCTGGTAACCGTCTCCGACGAGCTCCGGCGCATGGACGCCCTGGAGCAGGTGGGCGGCGAGGCGGCGGTGGCGGCGGTGTGCGACAGCGTGGCCTCCATCGGCAACATGGAGCATTACTGCCGCATCGTGAAGGACCGCTCGCTGATGCGGCTGATGATCGAGTCGTGCAGCCAGGTGGTGAGCGAGTGCTTCCAGGCCTCCGAGCCCGCGCGCGACATCCTGACCCGCGCGCAGGGCAGCATCTTCGAACTGAGCCAGGCCTCCGGGCGGCGCACCTTCGTGGCGGTGCGCGACATGCTGCAGGCCACGCTGCACACCATCGAGGACTTCCACCTGCACAAGGTGCACGTGACCGGCGTGCCCACCGGCTTTCCCGACCTGGACAACCTTACCGCCGGATTCCAGAAAGGCGACCTGGTGATCGTGGCCGGCCGCCCGTCCATGGGAAAGACCGCGCTGGCGCTCAACATGGCCGAGCACGTGGCCATTGATCCCAACGGTCCGCGCCGGCCGGTGGGGATCTTCAGTCTCGAAATGAGCACCGAGAGCCTGGTGCTGCGCCTGCTGTGCTCGCACGCGCGCGTGAACTCTCACCGCATGCGCACCGGCTACCTCAAGAAGGAGGAGTGGCGCGACCTGGTGATGAAGGCCGACGCGCTGGACTCCGCGCGCATCTTCATCGACGACTCCGGCTCCTCCAACATTATGGAGATCCGCGCCAAGGCCCGGCGCCTGAAGATGGAGCATCCGGATCTCGCGATGCTGGTGGTGGACTACCTGCAGCTGATCAGCGGCATGCCCGGCACCGAGAGCCGCCAGCAGGAGATCACGCAGATCTCCCGCTCGCTCAAGGCGCTGGCGAAGGAACTGGAACTGCCGGTGCTGGCGCTGTCGCAGCTCTCGCGGGCGGTCGAGACTCGCGGCGGGACGGGGAAGCCGGTGCTGTCGGATCTTCGCGAGTGCGTGACCGGCGGCACGCTTGTCGGGCTGGCCGACGGGCGCCGAGTGCCCATCCGCACGCTCGTGGGCGAGAAGCCGGAAGTGCTGGCAATGTCACCCGAGGGGCGCGTGATCCGGGCCACCAGTGACAAGGTGTGGGCGGTCGGTCGCCGGCCAGTGTTCGATGTGGCGCTCGCCAGCGGCCGGACCGTTTGCGCTACCGGAAGGCATCGACTCTATGGGGCGAATGGGTGGGTTCGGGTGGATGGGATGGCTGAAGGTGAGCGGCTTGGCATCGGCTCGGAGGGGGCGGGAACCATCTCCATCACGGACCCGATTCTCAGCATCACCCCCGCCGGCGAGGACGAAGTCTTCGACCTCACCGTCCCCGGCCCGTCCTCCTGGCTCGCGAACGGAATCGTGAGCCACAACTCCGGTGCAATCGAACAGGATGCAGACGTCGTGATGTTCGTCTACCGCCCCGGCTACTACAAGACCAGCGCCGACAAGACTGCGGAGGAGATGGCCAAGGCGGAGATCATCCTCGCCAAGCAGCGCAACGGGCCCACGGGATCGGTGCCCCTGGTGTTCCTCTCCGAGTGCACGCGGTTCGAGACCTCGGTGCGGAAGGGGGACGAGGAGTTCGCGTAG
- a CDS encoding ABC transporter permease, giving the protein MVGGALRALPAVHRSRRLVIEQMVRLGVESMPLVVLISVFTGAVAAWQAAYQFQGWVPIRYLGSVIGKNVVVELGPVLTSLVVAGRIAAAMAAELGTMRVTEQIDALEAMGIPPARYLVMPRLVAAVVMLPVMVIFADALAISGGFLVSNVLLDVNAHTFVVGLRRIFQVRDVVAGLEKAAVFGMFMAINGCHFGMAAKGGAEGVGRATTLAVVTSCVCVLVGDYFLTTFLFPITGV; this is encoded by the coding sequence ATGGTGGGCGGGGCCCTCCGCGCCCTGCCGGCCGTCCACCGCTCGCGCCGCCTGGTGATCGAGCAGATGGTCCGCCTCGGCGTGGAATCCATGCCGCTGGTGGTGCTCATCTCGGTGTTCACCGGCGCGGTGGCCGCGTGGCAGGCGGCCTACCAGTTCCAGGGCTGGGTGCCCATCCGCTACCTGGGCTCGGTGATCGGCAAGAACGTGGTGGTGGAGCTGGGCCCGGTGCTCACCTCGCTGGTGGTGGCGGGCCGCATCGCCGCGGCCATGGCCGCCGAGCTGGGCACCATGCGCGTCACCGAGCAGATTGACGCGCTCGAGGCCATGGGCATCCCGCCCGCGCGCTACCTGGTGATGCCGCGCCTCGTCGCCGCGGTGGTAATGCTGCCGGTGATGGTGATCTTCGCCGACGCCCTGGCCATCAGCGGCGGATTCCTGGTCTCCAACGTGCTGCTGGACGTGAACGCGCACACCTTCGTGGTGGGCCTGCGGCGCATCTTCCAGGTGCGCGACGTGGTGGCCGGGCTGGAGAAGGCCGCGGTCTTCGGGATGTTCATGGCGATCAATGGCTGCCATTTCGGCATGGCCGCGAAGGGCGGCGCCGAGGGCGTGGGGCGGGCCACCACGCTGGCGGTGGTCACTTCGTGCGTGTGCGTGCTGGTGGGCGACTACTTCCTCACCACCTTCCTCTTCCCCATCACGGGCGTGTGA
- a CDS encoding rubrerythrin, with the protein MRTFKSLSEQEILALAISLEEEDSRIYDDFAEGLQANYPATAKILGEMRAEEDRHRHRLIELHREKFGEHIPLIRRQDVKGFVQRTALWRVRPLGLPAVRRQVALMELETKRVYETALRQARDAGVRQLLGDLAEEERHHHALAGTLESAHRESGAEETEEQTRKRMYLLQVIQPGLAGLMDGSVSTLAPLFAAAFATRSSHETFLVGMAAALGAGISMGFAEALSDDGSLTGRGSPWARGVVTGLMTVIGGVGHTLPYLIGHIQTATAVAVTVVLAELAVISWVRHRYMDTPLVAAVLQVVIGGLLVFAVGILIGRG; encoded by the coding sequence ATGCGCACGTTCAAAAGCCTGAGCGAACAGGAGATCCTGGCGCTGGCGATCTCGCTCGAGGAGGAGGACTCCCGCATCTACGACGACTTCGCCGAGGGCCTGCAGGCGAACTACCCCGCCACCGCGAAGATCCTGGGAGAGATGCGCGCCGAGGAGGACCGGCACCGCCACCGGCTCATCGAGCTCCACCGCGAAAAGTTCGGCGAGCACATCCCGCTGATCCGCCGCCAGGACGTCAAGGGCTTCGTGCAGCGCACGGCGCTGTGGCGGGTGCGTCCGCTGGGCCTGCCCGCGGTGCGCCGCCAGGTGGCGCTGATGGAGCTGGAGACCAAGCGCGTGTACGAAACCGCCCTGCGGCAGGCTCGCGACGCCGGCGTGCGACAGCTCCTGGGAGATCTCGCCGAGGAGGAGCGGCACCACCACGCGCTGGCCGGGACGCTGGAGAGCGCGCACCGCGAGTCCGGGGCGGAGGAGACCGAGGAACAGACCCGGAAGCGCATGTACCTGCTGCAGGTGATCCAGCCGGGGCTCGCGGGCCTGATGGACGGGTCGGTGTCCACGCTGGCGCCCCTGTTCGCCGCGGCGTTCGCCACGCGCAGCAGCCACGAGACGTTTCTCGTGGGCATGGCGGCCGCCCTGGGCGCGGGCATCAGCATGGGCTTCGCCGAGGCGCTCTCCGACGACGGCAGCCTCACCGGCCGCGGCAGCCCGTGGGCGCGCGGCGTCGTCACCGGGCTCATGACAGTCATCGGCGGGGTGGGCCACACCCTGCCCTACCTGATCGGCCACATCCAGACCGCCACCGCGGTGGCGGTGACGGTGGTGCTGGCGGAACTGGCGGTGATCTCGTGGGTCCGTCACCGCTACATGGACACGCCGCTGGTCGCGGCCGTGCTGCAGGTGGTGATCGGCGGCCTGCTGGTGTTCGCCGTCGGCATCCTCATCGGCCGGGGCTAG
- a CDS encoding MCE family protein gives MASSNELKVGVMVILAAVVLTAGVVFLKEYRAHGRMTEWKVGFPHVGGLANGDPVLVNGVRKGSVSEIYLQGGTVVARLRVRKDVVIYHGSTVTIVSQGLMGERIIAVDLGDPTRPWPTDSIFPGRFSSGIPEVMGKIGPTIETVDSLLISLKRVMDDLHAAGSFRRAIENADRATSEMNHIFEENREPLKQSLEDFRAAAASLRHATDTRGRTLEGSIDRFSSASEKLERIAANFESTSVKLRGAAERLDRGEGTLGRMSKDHALYDEMHRAAKDLDELVKDIKAHPGKYLKVSLF, from the coding sequence ATGGCGTCCAGCAACGAGCTGAAAGTCGGCGTGATGGTGATCCTCGCCGCGGTGGTGCTCACCGCGGGGGTGGTGTTCCTCAAGGAGTACCGCGCCCACGGGCGCATGACCGAGTGGAAGGTGGGCTTCCCCCACGTGGGCGGACTGGCCAACGGCGACCCGGTGCTGGTGAACGGCGTGCGCAAGGGCTCGGTGAGCGAGATCTACCTGCAGGGTGGGACGGTGGTGGCGCGGCTGCGGGTGCGCAAGGACGTGGTGATCTACCACGGCTCCACCGTGACCATCGTGAGCCAGGGCCTGATGGGCGAGCGCATCATCGCGGTGGACCTGGGCGACCCCACCCGGCCGTGGCCGACGGACTCGATCTTCCCCGGGCGGTTCTCCAGCGGCATCCCCGAGGTGATGGGCAAGATCGGCCCCACCATCGAGACCGTGGACAGCCTGCTGATCTCGCTCAAGCGCGTCATGGACGACCTGCACGCCGCCGGCTCGTTCCGCCGCGCGATCGAGAACGCCGACCGCGCCACCAGCGAGATGAACCACATCTTCGAGGAGAACCGCGAGCCGCTGAAGCAGAGCCTGGAGGACTTCCGCGCCGCCGCCGCCTCGCTGCGCCATGCCACCGACACCCGCGGCCGCACGCTGGAGGGCTCCATCGACCGGTTCAGCTCCGCCAGCGAGAAGCTGGAGCGCATCGCCGCCAACTTCGAGTCCACTTCGGTGAAGCTGCGCGGCGCCGCCGAGCGCCTGGATCGCGGCGAGGGCACGCTGGGCAGGATGTCGAAGGACCACGCGCTCTACGACGAGATGCACCGTGCCGCCAAGGACCTCGACGAGCTGGTGAAGGACATCAAGGCGCACCCCGGGAAGTACCTCAAGGTGAGCCTGTTCTGA
- a CDS encoding xanthine dehydrogenase family protein molybdopterin-binding subunit yields MTTRRDFLKVVTVAGAGLVVGTYLPWRGAHEVYAADGSFEPNAWLRVAPDGIVTIVVAKSEMGQGARTALPMLVAEDLEADWTRVRIEPAPLDKRYGQQGTGGSMSVRLGWRNLRSAGAAAREMLVGAAAATWKVKPSECRAENGTVHHPASGRKLGYGELAPEAAKQPLPRDPALKAKSEFKLLGRGLHRLDTPEKLDGRAVYGIDVRRPGMRFAALARCPVFGGKAVSFDATLAKAVPGVRDVVRAGDAVAVVADTTWAAFKGREALSVTWDEGPNAELSSAGIRATLLDLAGQPGAAWKPKGDVAAALAGGAKKVEAVYEMPYLAHATMEPMNCTADVRADHCEVWAPTQWPSAILQAAIAITGLPESAIKIHITLLGGGFGRRAGWDFPTEAILVSKIVGAPVQVVWTREDDMQHDGYRPASAHRMVGALDAAGKPVAWLHRMAAPSISYQMDPNEVKNGLDEDAAESCAHSYGIPNMRIEFAHAKIPVPVGYWRSVYNSQTAVANECFMDELAHAAGADPFDFRRRLLSDAPRVKRVLELAAEKSGWGTPLPAGRGRGIAVHSCFGSHVAEVVEASVGDGGAVKVYRVVCAIDCGWIVNPDTIEAQMQGGSIYGLTAALTGEITLEKGRVQQNSFTDYEVMGIAEAPKFEVYIVNGPEDPGGVGEPGLPPAAPALLNAIFAATGKRVRRLPVRRVV; encoded by the coding sequence ATGACCACCCGGCGCGACTTCCTGAAGGTGGTCACGGTGGCGGGCGCGGGGCTCGTCGTGGGGACCTACCTGCCCTGGCGCGGCGCGCACGAGGTGTACGCCGCCGACGGGAGCTTCGAGCCCAACGCGTGGTTGCGCGTGGCTCCGGACGGAATCGTGACCATCGTGGTCGCGAAGTCGGAGATGGGCCAGGGCGCGCGCACTGCGCTGCCGATGCTGGTGGCCGAAGACCTCGAGGCCGACTGGACCAGGGTGCGCATCGAGCCCGCACCGTTGGACAAGCGCTACGGCCAGCAGGGCACCGGCGGCAGCATGAGCGTGCGGCTGGGGTGGAGGAACCTTCGCTCGGCGGGCGCGGCGGCGCGCGAGATGCTGGTGGGGGCGGCGGCGGCGACGTGGAAGGTGAAGCCGTCCGAGTGCCGCGCCGAGAACGGAACGGTGCACCACCCGGCGTCGGGCCGAAAGCTGGGTTACGGCGAGCTGGCCCCGGAGGCCGCGAAGCAGCCGCTGCCCAGGGACCCTGCGCTCAAAGCGAAGAGTGAATTCAAGCTCCTCGGCCGCGGCCTGCACCGCCTGGACACCCCGGAGAAGCTCGACGGCCGCGCCGTGTACGGCATTGACGTGCGCCGCCCGGGCATGCGCTTCGCCGCGCTGGCGCGCTGCCCGGTGTTCGGCGGCAAGGCCGTGTCCTTCGACGCCACCCTGGCGAAGGCCGTGCCCGGCGTGCGCGACGTGGTGCGTGCGGGAGATGCGGTGGCGGTGGTGGCCGACACCACCTGGGCGGCATTCAAGGGCCGCGAGGCCCTGAGTGTCACCTGGGACGAGGGCCCCAACGCGGAGCTTTCCAGCGCCGGCATTCGCGCGACCCTCCTGGATCTCGCGGGCCAGCCGGGCGCCGCGTGGAAGCCCAAGGGCGACGTGGCCGCAGCCCTCGCGGGCGGCGCGAAAAAGGTGGAGGCGGTCTACGAGATGCCCTACCTGGCGCACGCCACCATGGAGCCCATGAACTGCACCGCCGACGTGCGCGCCGACCACTGCGAAGTGTGGGCCCCGACACAGTGGCCTTCGGCCATCCTGCAGGCGGCGATCGCGATCACCGGGCTTCCGGAATCGGCCATCAAGATCCACATCACGCTGCTCGGAGGAGGCTTCGGGCGGCGCGCCGGCTGGGACTTCCCGACCGAGGCCATCCTGGTGTCGAAGATAGTCGGCGCTCCGGTCCAGGTGGTGTGGACGCGCGAGGACGACATGCAGCACGACGGCTATCGCCCCGCGTCCGCGCACCGCATGGTGGGCGCCTTGGATGCCGCCGGCAAGCCGGTGGCCTGGCTGCACCGCATGGCGGCGCCGTCCATCAGCTACCAGATGGATCCCAACGAGGTGAAGAACGGCCTCGACGAGGACGCCGCCGAGTCGTGCGCGCACAGTTACGGGATCCCGAACATGCGCATCGAGTTCGCGCACGCGAAGATCCCGGTGCCGGTGGGCTACTGGCGCTCCGTGTACAACTCGCAGACGGCGGTGGCCAACGAGTGTTTCATGGACGAGCTGGCGCACGCTGCGGGCGCAGACCCGTTCGACTTCCGCCGCCGGCTGCTCTCGGACGCGCCGCGCGTGAAGCGGGTGCTGGAGCTGGCCGCGGAAAAGTCCGGCTGGGGCACGCCGCTGCCCGCGGGGCGGGGGCGCGGCATCGCGGTGCACTCCTGCTTCGGCAGCCACGTGGCCGAGGTGGTGGAGGCGTCCGTGGGCGACGGCGGCGCGGTGAAAGTCTACCGCGTGGTGTGCGCCATCGACTGCGGCTGGATCGTGAACCCCGACACCATCGAGGCGCAGATGCAGGGCGGGAGCATCTACGGCCTCACCGCGGCGCTGACCGGCGAGATCACGCTGGAGAAGGGCCGCGTGCAGCAGAACAGCTTCACGGACTACGAGGTGATGGGCATCGCGGAGGCGCCGAAGTTCGAGGTGTACATCGTTAACGGCCCCGAGGACCCCGGCGGCGTGGGAGAGCCCGGCCTGCCGCCCGCGGCTCCCGCGCTGCTCAACGCGATCTTCGCGGCGACGGGGAAGCGGGTGAGGAGGTTGCCGGTGAGGCGGGTGGTGTAG
- a CDS encoding ABC transporter ATP-binding protein has product MIEVRGLRKRFGPNRVLDGVDLTINDGESLVIIGQSGTGKSVLLKHIIGLMRPDEGQVIVDGQDLGALRGPELMATRRRFGYLFQGAALFDSLTVGENVGLALSEHGGISREEIGRRVTEKLAMVGMSGVEHLKPADLSGGMRRRVGLARALATEPAYILYDEPTTGLDPVMSDSINRLIRKLDETGVTSVTVTHDMHSAYFIADRVAMLHQGRIIFTGTPQETRDADIPVVQQFIEGSSEGPLAAL; this is encoded by the coding sequence GTGATCGAGGTCCGCGGCCTGCGAAAGCGCTTCGGCCCCAACCGGGTGCTGGACGGCGTGGACCTCACCATCAACGACGGGGAGTCGCTGGTGATCATCGGCCAGAGCGGCACCGGCAAGAGCGTGCTCCTCAAGCACATCATCGGCCTGATGCGCCCCGACGAGGGCCAGGTGATCGTGGACGGCCAGGATCTCGGCGCGCTGCGCGGGCCGGAGCTGATGGCGACGCGGCGGCGCTTCGGCTACCTTTTTCAGGGCGCGGCCCTGTTCGACTCGCTGACCGTGGGGGAGAACGTGGGCCTGGCGCTCTCGGAGCACGGCGGCATCTCCAGGGAGGAGATCGGCAGGCGCGTGACGGAGAAGCTCGCGATGGTGGGGATGAGCGGCGTGGAGCATCTGAAGCCGGCGGATCTCTCCGGCGGGATGCGCAGGAGGGTGGGGCTGGCCCGCGCGCTGGCCACCGAACCCGCGTACATACTCTACGACGAGCCGACCACCGGGCTGGACCCGGTGATGTCGGATTCCATCAACCGGCTCATCCGCAAGCTGGACGAGACCGGCGTCACCTCGGTCACGGTCACCCACGACATGCACAGCGCGTACTTCATCGCCGACCGGGTGGCCATGCTGCACCAGGGGCGGATCATATTCACCGGCACGCCGCAGGAGACGCGGGACGCGGACATCCCGGTGGTGCAGCAGTTCATCGAGGGCTCCTCCGAGGGCCCGCTGGCGGCGCTGTGA